A genomic window from Oceanobacillus timonensis includes:
- the efp gene encoding elongation factor P, translated as MISVNDFKTGLTIEVDNDIWQVVEFQHVKPGKGAAFVRSKLRNLRNGNIQEKTFRAGEKVGKAHIENNKMQYLYASGDRHAFMNTLTYEQLEIPEEQIKDKLKFIKENMEVSVISYESEIIGVELPNNVELTVTETEPGIKGDTASGGSKPATMETGLIVQVPFFVNEGDVLVINTSDGKYVSRASN; from the coding sequence ATGATTTCAGTAAACGATTTTAAAACAGGTTTAACCATTGAAGTAGACAATGATATTTGGCAAGTGGTTGAATTTCAGCATGTAAAACCGGGAAAAGGGGCGGCATTTGTCCGTTCAAAGCTTCGTAATTTACGTAACGGAAACATTCAGGAAAAAACATTCCGTGCAGGCGAAAAAGTAGGCAAAGCGCATATTGAAAATAATAAGATGCAATATTTATACGCATCAGGCGACAGACATGCGTTTATGAATACTTTGACGTACGAACAGCTTGAAATTCCTGAGGAACAAATAAAAGATAAGTTGAAATTTATTAAAGAAAATATGGAAGTTTCCGTAATCAGCTATGAAAGCGAAATTATCGGAGTGGAACTTCCAAACAACGTGGAACTGACCGTAACCGAAACAGAACCTGGAATAAAAGGGGACACAGCAAGCGGCGGTTCCAAGCCTGCTACAATGGAAACGGGTCTTATTGTACAAGTTCCTTTCTTCGTAAATGAAGGAGACGTTCTTGTTATTAATACTTCAGATGGAAAATACGTTTCCAGAGCATCAAATTAA
- the spoIIIAC gene encoding stage III sporulation protein AC, which produces MFVDALILFQIAGIGIIVALIHTILKQMGKEEIAQFATLIGFILVLLIVVNGLSDLFQQIRSVFLF; this is translated from the coding sequence ATGTTTGTGGACGCATTAATTCTGTTTCAGATTGCCGGCATAGGCATTATTGTTGCACTGATCCATACGATTCTAAAACAAATGGGGAAGGAAGAAATTGCGCAGTTTGCTACATTAATTGGTTTTATACTTGTTCTTCTCATCGTGGTGAACGGGCTCTCTGATTTATTTCAGCAAATTAGATCTGTATTTCTATTTTAA
- a CDS encoding SA1362 family protein has product MRNKAVSIFVYVIIAFAAFGLVSQLFGNTAAFLSRLLISIGIGAAIFGLVYFFLIRRRQPSGRQRDNMKKYKQAVKQSKSKYGHQQTVKSTGSGYQKANQKKRNPKKASHLRVIEGNKAKKKNRVSS; this is encoded by the coding sequence TTGAGAAATAAAGCAGTATCTATTTTCGTTTATGTCATTATCGCTTTTGCGGCTTTCGGTTTGGTATCCCAACTATTTGGAAATACAGCCGCATTTCTATCAAGACTATTGATTTCTATCGGAATAGGGGCAGCTATCTTTGGATTGGTTTATTTCTTTCTCATACGCAGGCGGCAGCCTTCCGGAAGACAGCGGGATAATATGAAAAAATATAAGCAAGCAGTGAAACAATCTAAATCCAAGTATGGTCATCAACAGACTGTCAAATCAACTGGGTCCGGCTATCAGAAAGCAAATCAAAAGAAAAGAAATCCTAAAAAAGCAAGTCATTTACGTGTCATCGAAGGTAATAAAGCGAAGAAGAAGAATCGTGTTTCTTCTTAA
- a CDS encoding M24 family metallopeptidase, which produces MTKMDRLREKLEENKVDAILIDSPYNRRYITNFTGTSGAALITADKALFITDFRYTEQAAEQADNFEIIEHKQGLVQEIANQLDKLGLKRLAFEKDYTTYSQFESYQRQFSQELIPVQGILETLRMIKTPDELRMMKQAAKIADDAFTHIQSFIEPGVPEIDISNELEFFMRRQGATSSSFDTIVASGYRSALPHGVASTKKIQEGELVTMDYGALYEGYCSDITRTLAVGEISVELHEIYDIVLEANLRGVQGTKAGMTGKEADALTRDYITEKGFGERFGHSTGHAVGMEVHEGPGLSPRSDAVLEPGMVVTVEPGIYVPGLGGCRIEDDIVITEEGNERLTYAPKELIQL; this is translated from the coding sequence TTGACGAAAATGGACCGTTTACGTGAAAAGTTAGAAGAAAACAAAGTGGATGCGATATTGATTGATAGTCCCTATAACAGACGCTATATTACGAATTTTACTGGTACGTCCGGAGCGGCATTAATTACTGCAGACAAAGCTTTATTTATTACAGATTTCCGTTACACAGAACAAGCAGCTGAACAAGCTGACAACTTTGAAATCATAGAACATAAACAAGGATTGGTCCAGGAAATTGCGAACCAACTCGACAAACTGGGCTTGAAAAGACTGGCTTTTGAGAAAGATTATACAACGTATAGTCAATTCGAGTCGTATCAGCGCCAATTTTCCCAAGAACTGATTCCTGTACAAGGAATCCTGGAAACATTACGTATGATTAAAACACCGGATGAATTGAGAATGATGAAACAAGCTGCAAAAATCGCTGATGATGCTTTTACGCATATTCAATCTTTTATCGAACCCGGCGTACCGGAAATCGATATTTCCAATGAATTAGAATTTTTTATGCGCAGACAGGGAGCGACCTCCTCAAGTTTTGACACCATTGTAGCTTCAGGTTACCGGTCTGCATTGCCGCATGGCGTTGCATCTACGAAAAAGATTCAGGAAGGCGAACTGGTGACAATGGATTACGGTGCATTATATGAAGGGTATTGTTCCGATATCACAAGAACGCTGGCTGTTGGAGAAATTTCTGTAGAATTACATGAAATTTATGATATAGTATTAGAGGCGAACCTTCGAGGTGTACAAGGCACGAAAGCCGGAATGACAGGCAAAGAGGCAGATGCTTTAACCAGGGATTATATTACTGAAAAAGGGTTTGGGGAACGTTTTGGCCATTCCACAGGCCATGCTGTAGGTATGGAAGTACATGAAGGTCCCGGATTATCTCCTCGATCAGATGCGGTGTTAGAACCAGGTATGGTAGTAACCGTAGAGCCGGGAATTTATGTTCCGGGATTAGGTGGATGCCGTATTGAGGACGATATTGTCATTACAGAAGAGGGGAATGAGCGGCTGACATACGCTCCAAAAGAATTGATACAATTATAA
- the spoIIIAA gene encoding stage III sporulation protein AA → MNEILRLFPPAFQDRIKHFVGQRWPQLQEIRVRMHQKIEFIFDASICWLDGPLPDKKEAVYILNQLSEYSLYRMEEELRNGFITIEGGHRVGIAGGIITSGQKVKAIQPVSFFNIRIAKQKKGCADALMPYIYDGAYHHTMILGAPQSGKTTVIRDICRQIASFSDINRSKKVTIVDERSEIAASIRGVPQHDIGMRTDVLDACPKAEGMMMAIRTLSPDILIVDEIGTERDVEAIIEASQAGVQVICTLHANDMADLYRRPTIQKIVQESIFERFLLLGRGSRIGKLICAYDRDGKQINPKQRGGDIEVDWRAAFN, encoded by the coding sequence ATGAATGAGATTTTGCGGCTTTTCCCACCAGCCTTTCAAGACAGAATAAAACATTTCGTAGGTCAGCGCTGGCCGCAACTCCAGGAAATCCGGGTGCGTATGCATCAAAAAATAGAATTTATTTTCGACGCCTCTATCTGTTGGCTGGATGGACCGTTGCCGGATAAGAAAGAAGCTGTTTATATCCTGAATCAGCTGAGTGAATATTCTCTATACCGGATGGAAGAAGAATTGCGTAATGGTTTTATAACAATTGAAGGTGGTCATCGTGTTGGTATCGCAGGAGGAATTATCACATCAGGGCAAAAAGTAAAAGCGATTCAACCGGTATCCTTTTTTAATATTCGTATTGCCAAACAGAAAAAAGGATGTGCAGATGCATTGATGCCTTATATCTATGACGGCGCATATCATCACACCATGATTCTTGGTGCTCCGCAATCCGGAAAAACAACTGTGATTCGGGATATTTGCAGACAAATAGCCAGTTTTTCTGATATCAACCGTTCTAAAAAAGTAACCATTGTAGATGAGCGTTCTGAAATTGCGGCTTCTATCCGCGGTGTTCCGCAACATGATATCGGAATGCGCACAGATGTATTGGATGCTTGTCCGAAAGCAGAAGGAATGATGATGGCGATTCGCACATTATCTCCTGATATCCTGATAGTTGATGAGATTGGCACGGAAAGGGATGTAGAGGCCATCATTGAAGCATCTCAGGCAGGCGTGCAGGTTATTTGCACGTTACATGCAAATGATATGGCAGATTTATATCGTCGGCCGACCATACAAAAAATTGTACAGGAATCGATTTTTGAGCGTTTTTTACTTTTGGGGCGCGGGAGCAGAATCGGCAAACTGATTTGTGCTTATGATAGAGACGGGAAGCAAATAAACCCCAAGCAAAGAGGTGGTGACATTGAAGTGGATTGGCGTGCTGCTTTTAATTAG
- the spoIIIAB gene encoding stage III sporulation protein SpoIIIAB has protein sequence MKWIGVLLLISMSTALGWEWGKALKQRPKHIQLLLQSLQILEAEMVYSQVPLQEAFYVISDKLRGPVAAFYQELAGELENKEKDFNDIWKASARRLVGQSSLQKSELEILLQFGRTLGQHDIEQQQKHLKLTNIYLEEQWKNATERFQTYGKLSNVLGLLCGIFLALLFI, from the coding sequence TTGAAGTGGATTGGCGTGCTGCTTTTAATTAGTATGTCCACAGCACTTGGATGGGAATGGGGAAAAGCATTAAAACAGCGTCCCAAGCATATTCAATTACTATTACAATCGCTTCAGATTTTGGAGGCGGAGATGGTGTATAGTCAGGTTCCATTACAAGAAGCGTTTTATGTTATCTCGGATAAACTGCGGGGACCAGTTGCTGCATTTTATCAAGAACTAGCTGGCGAGCTTGAAAATAAAGAAAAAGATTTTAACGACATTTGGAAAGCAAGCGCCCGTCGATTAGTTGGACAATCCTCTCTGCAAAAAAGTGAGCTGGAGATATTACTTCAGTTTGGGAGAACGCTGGGCCAGCATGATATTGAACAGCAGCAAAAACACTTAAAATTAACCAATATCTATTTAGAGGAGCAATGGAAAAATGCCACGGAACGTTTTCAGACGTATGGAAAATTGTCAAATGTGCTGGGTCTATTATGCGGTATCTTTTTAGCGCTTTTGTTTATTTGA
- the accC gene encoding acetyl-CoA carboxylase biotin carboxylase subunit, which translates to MIKKLLIANRGEIAVRIIRACKEMGIETVAIYSEADEESLHVELADEAYCVGPKLSKDSYLNITNIMSVALSTEADAIHPGYGFLAENADFAEICRACNVTFVGPTPEAIQKMGIKDVAKETMKAADVPVVPGSEGIVDGVEHAKEIALEIGYPVIIKATAGGGGKGIRVAHSEEELIKGMELTQKEAETSFGNPGVYLEKYIEDFRHVEIQILADTHGNTVHLGERDCSIQRRLQKLVEESPSPAINATLRERMGDASVKAAQAVDYVGAGTIEYIFDRKSEAFYFMEMNTRIQVEHPVTEMVTGVDLIKEQIRIADGQELAFSQEEVTFEGHAIECRINAEDPYKDFMPSAGEIKMYLPSGGLGVRVDSGAYSGYRIPPYYDSMIAKLIVYAETRSEAVERMKRALEEFVVEGVRTTIPFQYQIMSHPVFKEGDFNTNFLTEYPIIEEKEDEDSK; encoded by the coding sequence GTGATTAAAAAGCTATTAATTGCCAATCGTGGAGAAATAGCTGTCCGAATTATCCGCGCTTGTAAAGAAATGGGCATCGAGACGGTTGCGATATATTCGGAAGCGGATGAAGAATCTTTACATGTGGAGTTAGCAGATGAAGCATATTGTGTCGGTCCGAAATTAAGCAAAGACAGCTATTTAAATATAACAAATATCATGAGTGTTGCTCTTTCTACGGAGGCAGATGCGATACATCCAGGATACGGATTCTTAGCAGAGAATGCTGACTTTGCAGAGATTTGCAGAGCGTGCAATGTAACTTTCGTGGGGCCAACGCCGGAAGCCATTCAAAAAATGGGAATTAAGGACGTAGCCAAAGAAACAATGAAAGCTGCAGATGTCCCGGTTGTTCCTGGTTCAGAAGGCATTGTCGATGGGGTGGAACATGCAAAAGAAATTGCGCTTGAAATAGGCTACCCTGTTATCATTAAAGCAACTGCCGGGGGCGGCGGTAAAGGAATCCGTGTTGCTCATTCGGAAGAAGAACTGATCAAAGGAATGGAACTGACACAAAAAGAAGCGGAGACATCCTTTGGTAATCCGGGTGTCTATCTGGAAAAGTATATTGAAGATTTCAGACATGTGGAGATTCAAATATTGGCTGATACACACGGGAATACCGTGCATCTTGGAGAACGGGATTGCTCGATTCAGCGCCGTTTGCAAAAACTGGTAGAAGAGTCACCGTCACCTGCTATTAATGCAACATTGCGGGAGCGCATGGGAGATGCTTCTGTAAAAGCGGCACAAGCAGTAGATTACGTCGGAGCAGGAACCATTGAGTATATTTTTGACAGGAAATCGGAAGCATTTTACTTTATGGAAATGAATACACGCATCCAAGTAGAACATCCGGTCACAGAAATGGTTACCGGGGTGGATCTCATTAAAGAACAAATTCGGATTGCGGATGGGCAAGAACTTGCATTTTCTCAAGAGGAAGTTACGTTTGAAGGGCATGCCATTGAATGCCGTATTAATGCAGAAGATCCGTACAAAGACTTTATGCCTTCCGCAGGGGAAATTAAAATGTATCTGCCTTCTGGTGGACTGGGCGTCCGGGTGGATTCCGGAGCCTATAGCGGGTATCGGATACCACCATATTATGATTCCATGATTGCCAAGCTTATTGTTTATGCTGAAACGAGAAGTGAGGCAGTAGAGCGGATGAAACGTGCGTTAGAAGAGTTTGTTGTGGAAGGGGTTCGTACGACCATTCCATTTCAGTATCAAATCATGAGCCATCCTGTGTTTAAAGAGGGAGACTTCAACACAAATTTCTTAACCGAATATCCAATCATCGAAGAAAAGGAAGATGAGGATAGCAAATAA
- the spoIIIAG gene encoding stage III sporulation protein AG: MKNKLTHFLKQTTDKEHASGKEQKQPSKKIGFIVILGLVGILFMIISNVLKPEEETQPVPYDDSQIETSEEAAAETIEGEIEELEDTLGEELSSMLNQMDGVSDTEVMIHLDATSEQVYEKNKTTGQQTTDETDRNGGSRTVEDQTDDHQVVLYRQGEQETPLLVQSKQPEVRGVFIVAGGMESQSMKSQVIEAVSRVLDVPSHKISVMPKN, from the coding sequence TTGAAAAATAAACTGACTCACTTTTTAAAACAGACCACAGACAAGGAACATGCTTCGGGGAAAGAGCAAAAACAACCATCAAAAAAAATAGGTTTTATCGTCATTTTAGGGTTGGTGGGAATTCTGTTTATGATTATCAGTAATGTTTTAAAGCCGGAAGAGGAGACGCAGCCCGTTCCTTATGACGATTCACAGATAGAAACATCAGAAGAAGCAGCTGCAGAAACGATAGAAGGGGAAATAGAAGAGCTGGAGGATACATTGGGCGAAGAGCTTTCCAGTATGTTGAATCAGATGGACGGTGTTTCAGACACAGAGGTCATGATTCACCTGGATGCAACCAGTGAACAGGTGTATGAAAAAAATAAAACAACGGGACAACAGACAACAGATGAGACCGATCGAAACGGAGGCTCCAGAACAGTCGAAGATCAAACCGATGATCATCAGGTCGTACTTTACCGTCAGGGAGAGCAAGAAACACCTTTACTTGTACAGTCAAAGCAGCCGGAAGTTCGGGGCGTATTCATTGTTGCAGGGGGGATGGAAAGTCAATCGATGAAAAGCCAGGTTATTGAAGCAGTATCCAGAGTGTTAGACGTCCCTTCACATAAAATATCAGTGATGCCTAAAAATTAA
- the spoIIIAF gene encoding stage III sporulation protein AF: MSIGVFTDWVTQIILFIILASVIDLLVPANHLQKYVRLAISLILILILLQPVFYLFNTDINAAISSSMNKIENQLQGQPSIENQIDLEKKEIESGQDAYILEQMANELENIAEDPLKEEFDAEIASIDFQFSVTDSVSYEELTEVIVYITESEPGEGAMNTVEDVVIEWGNEEETHAEEPLQEMEARLRELWEIEDKEIKVYWEGEGF; the protein is encoded by the coding sequence ATGAGTATCGGGGTATTTACAGACTGGGTGACACAAATTATTTTATTTATCATTCTGGCATCTGTCATTGATTTGCTTGTTCCGGCAAATCATCTGCAAAAATATGTGCGGCTGGCAATCAGTTTAATCTTAATTTTGATTCTGCTTCAACCTGTTTTTTACCTGTTTAATACCGATATAAACGCTGCTATATCAAGCTCTATGAACAAAATAGAGAATCAGCTTCAAGGCCAGCCATCGATAGAAAATCAAATTGATTTAGAAAAAAAAGAAATAGAAAGTGGACAAGATGCATATATTTTAGAACAAATGGCAAATGAATTGGAAAACATAGCAGAAGATCCGTTGAAGGAAGAATTTGATGCGGAGATTGCCTCTATTGATTTCCAATTCTCTGTAACGGACTCCGTTTCATATGAGGAGCTGACAGAGGTCATTGTTTATATAACAGAATCAGAACCAGGGGAAGGAGCGATGAATACGGTTGAAGATGTGGTTATTGAATGGGGCAATGAGGAGGAAACGCATGCAGAAGAGCCATTACAAGAGATGGAGGCCCGTTTAAGAGAACTTTGGGAAATTGAGGATAAAGAAATCAAGGTCTATTGGGAAGGAGAGGGATTTTGA
- a CDS encoding YqhR family membrane protein, which translates to MSKKQQINDNEESVLVKAMYTGFIGGVTFSLLASAMYYFNFLEVQPKNYLLTSWVSDAWTDTWLGIFFTTVLAGVVSLLIAFLYYLVFRKIKHMWAGILYGLILWALLFLLFRPIFHDVITISEWSMNTWVTTICLFILYGTFVGYSISYDYMDAQKTEEVIKNS; encoded by the coding sequence ATGTCAAAGAAACAACAAATAAACGATAATGAAGAATCTGTGTTAGTAAAAGCAATGTATACGGGATTTATAGGAGGAGTGACATTCAGCTTGCTTGCAAGTGCGATGTATTATTTTAATTTTTTGGAGGTGCAGCCAAAAAATTACCTGTTAACTTCCTGGGTATCTGACGCGTGGACGGATACATGGTTAGGTATTTTTTTTACAACGGTTTTGGCAGGTGTCGTTTCTTTACTGATTGCATTTCTCTATTATTTAGTTTTTAGAAAGATCAAGCATATGTGGGCAGGGATATTATATGGTCTTATTTTATGGGCTCTGTTGTTTCTTTTATTCCGCCCTATATTCCATGATGTTATTACAATCTCGGAATGGTCCATGAATACATGGGTGACAACGATATGTTTATTTATTTTATACGGTACATTTGTTGGCTATTCCATATCCTATGACTATATGGACGCCCAGAAAACGGAAGAGGTTATAAAAAATAGTTAG
- the spoIIIAE gene encoding stage III sporulation protein AE: MPKGLAKLLRMLCMFIIVLIVMHGNKTVVQAEDTPITTEEEETLQDSLLDEISLDEIQSYWDQLVMEYGDNLPDLQKISIYEWIKNGDSFSIQDILMHFLRYLLHELIINGKLLGTLLMLTLFAVVLQSLQSAFEQTTVSKVAYFVVFLVLLFIVLNSFYLATSYTKDAIDTMQNFMIALLPLVLGMMASFGNVISVSFFHPVIIFFIHFSGVFISAFVLPLLFLSAMLIIISSLNSHYKVTHLANLFRNVAVGSLGVFLTIFLGVISVQGTATAIQDGVAMKTAKFVTGNFIPVLGRTFTDAADTILSASLILKNAVGMIGLFIILFIVAFPALKVGVIAIIYKLAAAILQPLGGGPIVQCLNTVSTYILFILACLLAVSLMFFLGIVIIVAASNLTVLLR, translated from the coding sequence TTGCCTAAAGGACTCGCCAAATTACTCCGGATGCTTTGTATGTTTATTATTGTTCTGATTGTTATGCATGGAAATAAAACAGTTGTTCAAGCGGAGGATACCCCGATAACGACAGAGGAAGAAGAGACACTTCAAGATTCTTTATTAGATGAGATTTCGCTGGATGAAATTCAATCCTACTGGGATCAGCTTGTCATGGAATATGGAGATAATTTACCGGATTTACAAAAAATCAGTATTTATGAATGGATAAAAAATGGAGACAGCTTCTCTATCCAGGATATCCTGATGCATTTTTTACGCTATCTCCTGCATGAGCTGATTATTAATGGAAAACTGTTAGGGACGCTTTTAATGCTGACCTTATTCGCCGTAGTGCTGCAATCGCTTCAATCTGCTTTTGAACAGACAACGGTCAGCAAAGTTGCTTATTTTGTTGTTTTTCTCGTCTTATTGTTTATTGTTCTGAATAGTTTTTATTTAGCAACCTCTTATACAAAAGATGCGATTGATACGATGCAAAATTTTATGATTGCGCTCCTGCCTCTGGTACTGGGGATGATGGCGAGTTTTGGAAATGTCATTTCTGTTTCTTTTTTTCATCCGGTTATTATATTCTTCATTCATTTCAGCGGCGTTTTTATTTCCGCTTTTGTGTTACCTTTATTATTTTTATCAGCCATGCTGATTATTATCAGCAGTTTAAACAGTCATTATAAAGTAACACACTTAGCAAATTTATTTCGAAATGTTGCGGTAGGCAGTTTGGGTGTTTTTTTGACCATTTTTTTGGGAGTTATTTCTGTCCAGGGTACGGCGACTGCCATTCAGGATGGCGTCGCAATGAAAACAGCAAAATTTGTAACTGGAAACTTTATACCCGTTTTGGGACGGACATTTACGGATGCTGCAGATACGATTCTCAGCGCATCCCTTATCCTAAAAAATGCAGTCGGCATGATTGGTCTCTTTATTATTTTATTTATTGTTGCTTTTCCTGCTTTAAAAGTCGGCGTTATCGCGATTATTTATAAGCTGGCTGCAGCGATATTACAGCCACTCGGCGGAGGACCGATTGTGCAATGTTTAAATACAGTGAGTACGTATATTTTATTTATTTTAGCTTGTCTATTAGCTGTATCCCTGATGTTTTTTCTCGGGATTGTCATTATTGTTGCAGCAAGTAATCTAACCGTCTTATTACGATAG
- a CDS encoding Asp23/Gls24 family envelope stress response protein, with product MSDQLLVEILEDESLGSVQIVPEVLEVIAGFAATEVKGVTSMHGNFATGVAEKFGRKSHGKGVRVELTNNGAIIDIYVILQFGKSIPELASKLQTNIKQNIQTMTSIQVEEVNVHVAGIQMDNQEIV from the coding sequence ATGAGTGATCAACTATTAGTAGAGATTCTTGAGGATGAAAGTTTAGGAAGTGTACAGATTGTACCGGAAGTCCTTGAGGTTATTGCGGGATTTGCTGCAACGGAAGTAAAAGGTGTTACGTCAATGCACGGCAACTTTGCAACTGGTGTTGCTGAAAAATTCGGCAGAAAGTCACATGGCAAAGGTGTTCGTGTGGAACTGACAAATAATGGTGCTATTATTGATATTTATGTTATCCTTCAGTTTGGAAAATCTATACCGGAGCTTGCTTCCAAGCTGCAGACAAATATTAAGCAAAATATCCAGACGATGACCTCTATTCAAGTTGAGGAAGTAAATGTGCATGTAGCAGGTATTCAAATGGATAATCAGGAAATTGTATAG
- a CDS encoding SpoIIIAH-like family protein, whose product MLKKQTVWLLTMLSLMVVLSVYYIFSANGNDLAFVDDGQEASSEDVVPATQSDEGVEVDNIENVDSDELFTTIRMEIQDERSRKKSQLTDVVASANASPTEKDEALQEIDSLEELASKENILQEQLLGATEYEDVLVRTDGDKVHIHVKTEELPVTEAANIMQMARDEFGTDIKAEVNFQPTTGAEEPTEAEETTEETVEDTEGTEDEAEGTEETEEEAEETEEETTETQE is encoded by the coding sequence ATGTTAAAAAAACAAACAGTATGGTTACTCACAATGTTAAGTTTGATGGTTGTTTTAAGTGTCTATTACATTTTTTCAGCAAACGGGAATGATTTAGCTTTTGTAGATGATGGGCAGGAAGCAAGCTCGGAAGATGTAGTACCTGCAACGCAATCAGATGAAGGGGTAGAAGTAGATAATATCGAAAATGTAGATAGTGATGAATTGTTTACAACCATTCGTATGGAAATTCAAGACGAACGCAGCCGGAAGAAAAGCCAGCTTACAGATGTAGTGGCTTCAGCAAATGCCTCACCAACTGAAAAGGATGAAGCATTGCAGGAAATTGACAGTTTAGAGGAATTAGCCAGCAAAGAAAACATTCTCCAAGAGCAGCTTTTAGGTGCAACAGAATATGAAGACGTTCTTGTTCGGACGGATGGCGATAAAGTTCATATTCATGTAAAAACAGAGGAATTACCGGTAACAGAAGCTGCAAATATTATGCAAATGGCTCGTGATGAATTTGGAACGGACATAAAAGCGGAAGTTAATTTCCAACCAACCACAGGAGCGGAGGAACCAACAGAAGCTGAGGAAACCACGGAAGAAACAGTGGAGGATACAGAAGGAACAGAGGATGAAGCAGAAGGTACAGAAGAAACAGAAGAAGAAGCGGAAGAAACAGAGGAAGAAACTACGGAAACACAAGAATAA
- the accB gene encoding acetyl-CoA carboxylase biotin carboxyl carrier protein, whose protein sequence is MLQVDEIREIIEMVDKSSLTEFSYEANGAVIAMKKNTGSVTTTVQTQPQAAVEPQNQAIQEVDPAKSAQPEAKAEEASQAQADFDYEIVSPMVGTFYASSSPDGDPFVTKGSTVDTSTVVCIVEAMKLFNEIEAETNGEIVEVLVENGELVEYGQPLFRVKKK, encoded by the coding sequence ATGTTACAAGTAGATGAAATTAGAGAAATTATTGAAATGGTCGATAAATCATCATTAACCGAATTTTCCTATGAGGCTAATGGTGCAGTGATAGCAATGAAGAAAAATACCGGCTCAGTTACGACTACCGTTCAAACACAGCCTCAAGCTGCAGTGGAGCCTCAAAATCAAGCAATTCAAGAAGTAGACCCTGCAAAAAGCGCTCAACCTGAGGCAAAAGCAGAAGAAGCATCGCAAGCTCAGGCGGATTTTGATTATGAAATTGTTTCCCCGATGGTCGGAACATTTTATGCTTCTTCTTCCCCGGATGGCGATCCGTTTGTGACAAAAGGAAGCACTGTAGATACAAGCACCGTGGTATGTATTGTGGAAGCGATGAAATTATTTAATGAAATTGAAGCGGAAACCAACGGAGAGATTGTGGAAGTTTTAGTTGAAAATGGTGAGCTTGTAGAGTATGGGCAGCCATTATTTAGAGTAAAGAAGAAGTAA
- the spoIIIAD gene encoding stage III sporulation protein AD, translating into MDILQITILGVLASILYILLKEVHGPIAFLIVLITGIAIFFSIIQQVQLIFETIQKLGDQANVQGLYLTTILKIIGISYIAEIGAHLTKDAGLNSVSKYIELAGKIFILLLAVPIITAVIEAIIGFIPNV; encoded by the coding sequence ATGGATATTCTCCAGATTACAATTTTAGGTGTATTAGCAAGTATATTATATATCCTTTTAAAAGAAGTTCATGGTCCGATTGCTTTTTTAATCGTTCTTATTACAGGCATTGCTATCTTTTTTTCCATCATTCAACAAGTCCAATTAATATTTGAAACAATTCAAAAACTTGGAGACCAGGCAAATGTACAAGGACTTTATTTGACAACGATTTTAAAAATTATCGGAATTTCTTATATTGCTGAAATCGGGGCACATCTGACCAAGGACGCCGGACTGAATTCCGTATCAAAATACATTGAATTAGCAGGAAAAATATTTATTTTACTGCTGGCTGTCCCTATTATCACAGCAGTAATTGAAGCAATTATCGGTTTTATCCCGAACGTTTAA